AATGAGAGTTTTATATACTTCAGAAATGAATAATTAGATTGTCCTTTTTTTCTTGGGTTATGAATAACTTCAACATCGGTAACATTGTCCATTGATGTACTTTCACTGATTACTGCTGCCAAAAAAATATATGAGCCTTTAAACGTACAGGCATTTTTTATTACATCTCTTGAAAAAATTGCAAAACTCGAAAGATAAACAGAATCAGGGATTTTTAAAATATTATGCATTAATTTTTCAAATATATGGCTGAAAAAATTTTCAGTCCTGCTATGTTGTTTTTGAATATATCTCCCATAAACGACATCATATCCTTCTTTTATCTTATTTAACAGCACAGGTATCTCTTCAGGAGGATGCTGAAGATCATCATCCATGATAACTATATAATCTCCTTTGGCAAAATGGAAGCCGCATAGCGTTGCATTATGCTGTCCAAAATTTCTCTGCAAATGGATAATTCGTATATTATTATTTTTCCGGCTAATTTTTTGT
Above is a window of Methanogenium organophilum DNA encoding:
- a CDS encoding glycosyltransferase family 2 protein, yielding MANQKISVVIPVYNSENTLVELTDRLAAVFSKGIEDYEIIFIDDCSSDNSWDILQKISRKNNNIRIIHLQRNFGQHNATLCGFHFAKGDYIVIMDDDLQHPPEEIPVLLNKIKEGYDVVYGRYIQKQHSRTENFFSHIFEKLMHNILKIPDSVYLSSFAIFSRDVIKNACTFKGSYIFLAAVISESTSMDNVTDVEVIHNPRKKGQSNYSFLKYIKLSLNLIINHSVLPLTLISSLGFITSILSILYGISVIIRSLTDPSFGIIGWSSLMVAVSFLSGMILLSLGIIGEYLRRVLVEVSYGQQYVIGEKYL